In the Hordeum vulgare subsp. vulgare chromosome 7H, MorexV3_pseudomolecules_assembly, whole genome shotgun sequence genome, one interval contains:
- the LOC123412833 gene encoding 3'-N-debenzoyl-2'-deoxytaxol N-benzoyltransferase-like, producing the protein MEPPAPPPPPPPQLHLRVLDTVRLSPARRPPASSLPLSGLDADRNVLDVSFRTVRFFPAHPVSLDPLDALQAAFAHALGLFPQLAGSVVREDGSVVFSGAGEDAVALVLAATELTVADVDADKPDSPLLGRLAPGDSDGGPAALALQVTRFTCGGVALGMRVAHALCDGAGSTKFLVAAARFARGLEPEAAAEPVWDRRELLGPRNPPRVVTPFDAVLATDDDIPRLGPYGAASDGEGHERLARECFHVSDARVEALRARLAADAGVKFTTFEVLAAFIWRAKVKANQTAPDETVKMVYSMNISGLLDPPLPEGYWGNVCVPVYVALAASDLAGRPLAETASLVRKSKREVDEEYVRSYVDLQELRRGEGGITAGRRGVSAFTDWRRLGHSEVDFGWGGPDAVLPLSWRLLGSTQPCFLLPYGAGDERRRRGFKVFVALPEEAVARFREEMDEILWQDSHTGCTSVGKL; encoded by the coding sequence ATGGAGCCGCCGGCGcctccgcccccgcccccgccgcaGCTGCACCTGCGCGTCCTGGACACCGTCAGGCTCTCCCCGGCGCGGCGGCCTCCGGCGTCGTCCCTGCCGCTCTCCGGCCTCGACGCCGACCGCAACGTGCTCGACGTCTCCTTCCGCACCGTCCGCTTCTTCCCTGCCCACCCGGTCTCCCTCGACCCGCTCGACGCCCTCCAGGCCGCGTTCGCCCACGCGCTCGGCCTCTTCCCGCAGCTCGCCGGCTCCGTCGTCCGGGAAGACGGCAGCGTCGTGTTCTCCGGGGCCGGCGAGGACGCCGTGGCCCTCGTCCTCGCGGCGACGGAGCTGACGGTGGCCGACGTCGACGCGGACAAGCCGGACTCGCCGCTGCTCGGCCGCCTCGCGCCCGGCGACAGCGACGGCGGGCCGGCAGCGCTTGCGCTCCAGGTCACTCGGTTCACGTGCGGCGGCGTCGCGCTGGGGATGCGGGTGGCGCACGCGCTCTGCGACGGCGCGGGGTCCACCAAGTTCCTCGTCGCCGCCGCGCGGTTCGCGCGGGGTCTGGAGCCGGAGGCCGCGGCGGAGCCGGTGTGGGACAGGCGGGAGCTCCTGGGCCCCAGGAACCCGCCGCGGGTGGTGACGCCGTTCGACGCCGTGCTCGCGACCGACGACGACATCCCGCGGCTTGGCCCGTACGGCGCGGCGAGCGACGGAGAAGGGCACGAGCGGCTGGCGAGGGAGTGCTTCCACGTCAGCGACGCGCGCGTGGAGGCGCTGAGGGCGCGGCTCGCCGCCGACGCCGGCGTCAAGTTCACGACCTTCGAGGTTCTCGCCGCCTTCATCTGGCGCGCCAAGGTGAAGGCCAACCAAACTGCCCCCGACGAGACGGTGAAGATGGTGTACTCCATGAACATCAGCGGTCTCCTCGACCCGCCGCTGCCGGAGGGGTACTGGGGCAACGTGTGCGTGCCGGTGTACGTGGCGCTGGCCGCGAGCGACCTCGCCGGGCGGCCGCTGGCGGAGACGGCGTCACTGGTCAGGAAGAGCAAGCGGGAGGTGGACGAGGAGTACGTGCGGTCCTACGTCGACCTCCAGGAGCTGCGGCGCGGGGAGGGCGGCAtcacggcggggcggcgcggcgtgAGCGCGTTCACGGACTGGCGGAGGCTGGGGCACTCGGAGGTGGACTTCGGGTGGGGCGGGCCCGACGCCGTGCTCCCGCTATCGTGGCGGCTGCTCGGGAGCACGCAGCCGTGCTTCCTGCTGCCGTACGGCGCCGGGGACGAgaggcggcggcgagggttcAAGGTgttcgtcgcgctgccggaggaggcggtggcccgGTTCAGAGAGGAGATGGACGAGATACTGTGGCAGGATAGCCACACTGGCTGCACTTCAGTAGGAAAGCTATAA